Proteins found in one Plasmodium sp. gorilla clade G2 genome assembly, chromosome: 14 genomic segment:
- a CDS encoding cytochrome c oxidase assembly protein COX11, putative, translated as MNVLKNFFKRLYLKNRKNVISPYRILEKKEKVDIPYACLSLSAIMFGLSFAFVPLYQLFCQSTGYGGTVQKRLDIGKIFNRKKDEKNRLIEINFTSQSNMPWVFEPEQKYIIVKPGETALAFYKAKNLMDKPIIGIALYHVLPEEAGLYFNKIQCFCFEEQMLNAKEEMDLPILFFIDPEILNDSRLKNLEKITLSYIFFESDSEIPEEYQNLSRAISPYQKKTEIQVI; from the coding sequence atgaatgttttgaaaaatttttttaagagATTATACTTGAAGAATagaaaaaatgtaatatcaCCTTATAGGATATtagaaaagaaagaaaaagtgGATATTCCATATGCGTGTTTATCATTGTCTGCTATAATGTTTGGATTATCTTTTGCTTTTGTGCCATTATATCAATTATTTTGCCAATCAACAGGTTATGGTGGTACAGTACAGAAGCGATTGGATATaggtaaaatatttaataggaaaaaggatgaaaaaaatagattAATTGAAATAAATTTTACTAGTCAATCTAATATGCCATGGGTATTTGAACctgaacaaaaatatattatagtaaAACCAGGAGAAACCGCATTAGCTTTTTATAAGGCAAAAAATTTAATGGATAAGCCTATTATTGGAATTGCTTTATATCATGTATTACCAGAAGAAGCtggattatattttaataaaattcaaTGTTTTTGTTTTGAAGAACAAATGTTAAATGCTAAAGAAGAAATGGATTTACCTATACTCTTTTTTATAGATccagaaatattaaatgattcaagattaaaaaatttagagAAAATTACACtctcatatattttttttgaatccGATTCAGAAATACCTGAAGAATACCAAAACCTCTCAAGGGCTATTTCCccataccaaaaaaaaacagaaattCAAGTAATATaa